A window from Mycolicibacterium tokaiense encodes these proteins:
- a CDS encoding glutamine synthetase III family protein: protein MSGNAVRLQAINSVEAFVPPAISFDPAEAPGEIFGANVFTKAEMQLRLPKSVFKSVVATIEKGATLDPAVADSVASAMKDWALSKGATHYAHVFYPMTGLTAEKHDSFLEPVSDGQTLAEFAGKTLIQGEPDASSFPSGGLRSTFEARGYTGWDVTSPAYILENPNGNTLCIPTVFVSMTGEALDYKTPLLRSQQAMGTHAERILSLFGHDTAEKVVSFCGPEQEYFLVDRHFFLARPDLVNAGRTLFGAKPPKGQEFDDHYFGAVPERVLGFMMDTERELFKLGIPAKTRHNEVAPAQFEVAPMFERANIASDHQQLLMTVFKTIAKKHGMECLFHEKPFAGVNGSGKHVNFSVGNAELGSLLVPGDTPHENAQFLVFCAAVIRAVHKFGGLLRVSVASATNDHRLGANEAPPAIISIFLGAQLADVFEQIAKGAATSSKGKGVMHIGVDTLPQLPTDPGDRNRTSPFAFTGNRFEFRAPGSGQTVAVPMIVLNTIMADSFDYMATALEKSLADGAEFDSAVQQLLTEIITEHGAVVFNGDGYSDNWQIEAAERGLPNLKTTLDAIPELIKPEAVALFEKYGVFSERELHSRYEVRLEQYALTIGVEAKLVLELGTTVILPAAMRYQTELAQNAGALKSAGLEPSLALLEAVSGPIAELTEALATLKAALGEHVEGSLEEATHAQSALLPAMAAVREAADTLESVVADDLWPLPTYQEMLYIL from the coding sequence ATGAGCGGAAATGCCGTCCGTCTGCAGGCGATCAACAGCGTGGAGGCTTTTGTGCCTCCGGCCATCAGCTTCGATCCCGCCGAGGCGCCGGGAGAGATCTTCGGCGCCAACGTGTTCACCAAGGCCGAGATGCAGCTGCGCCTGCCGAAGTCGGTGTTCAAGTCCGTGGTCGCCACCATCGAAAAGGGTGCGACGCTGGATCCGGCGGTCGCGGACTCGGTGGCCTCGGCCATGAAGGACTGGGCGCTGAGCAAAGGCGCCACCCACTACGCCCACGTGTTCTACCCCATGACCGGGCTCACCGCCGAGAAGCACGACAGCTTCCTCGAGCCGGTCTCCGACGGTCAGACGCTGGCCGAATTCGCCGGCAAGACCCTGATCCAGGGCGAGCCGGACGCTTCCAGCTTCCCGTCGGGCGGCCTGCGCAGCACCTTCGAGGCGCGCGGCTACACCGGCTGGGACGTCACCAGCCCGGCCTACATCCTGGAGAACCCCAACGGCAACACCTTGTGCATTCCCACCGTCTTCGTGTCGATGACGGGGGAGGCGCTGGACTACAAGACCCCGCTGTTGCGCAGCCAGCAGGCGATGGGCACCCACGCCGAGCGCATCCTGAGCCTCTTCGGCCACGACACCGCGGAGAAGGTGGTCTCGTTCTGCGGCCCCGAGCAGGAGTACTTCCTGGTGGACCGGCACTTCTTCCTGGCCCGTCCGGACCTGGTGAACGCCGGGCGCACCCTCTTCGGCGCCAAGCCGCCCAAGGGGCAGGAATTCGACGACCACTACTTCGGGGCCGTGCCCGAGCGGGTGCTGGGCTTCATGATGGACACCGAGCGCGAGCTGTTCAAGCTCGGCATCCCCGCCAAGACCCGGCACAACGAGGTGGCCCCCGCGCAGTTCGAGGTGGCGCCGATGTTCGAGCGCGCCAACATCGCCTCCGATCACCAGCAGCTGCTGATGACGGTGTTCAAGACCATCGCCAAGAAGCACGGCATGGAGTGCCTGTTCCACGAGAAGCCGTTCGCCGGTGTCAACGGCTCCGGCAAGCACGTGAACTTCTCGGTGGGCAACGCCGAGCTCGGATCCCTGCTGGTGCCCGGGGACACCCCGCACGAGAACGCCCAGTTCCTGGTGTTCTGCGCGGCCGTGATCCGCGCCGTGCACAAGTTCGGTGGGCTGCTGCGGGTATCGGTGGCCTCGGCCACCAACGATCACCGCCTCGGCGCCAACGAAGCACCGCCGGCCATCATCTCGATCTTCCTCGGTGCGCAGCTGGCCGATGTCTTCGAGCAGATCGCCAAGGGCGCGGCCACGTCGTCGAAGGGCAAGGGCGTCATGCACATCGGGGTGGACACCCTGCCGCAGCTGCCCACCGACCCGGGTGACCGCAACCGCACCAGCCCGTTCGCGTTCACCGGCAACCGCTTCGAGTTCCGTGCGCCCGGCTCGGGACAGACCGTGGCCGTGCCGATGATCGTCCTGAACACCATCATGGCCGACTCGTTCGACTACATGGCCACCGCGCTGGAGAAGTCGCTGGCCGACGGTGCCGAGTTCGATTCGGCGGTGCAGCAACTGCTCACCGAGATCATCACCGAGCACGGCGCGGTGGTCTTCAACGGCGACGGCTACTCCGACAACTGGCAGATCGAAGCCGCCGAGCGCGGTCTGCCCAACCTCAAGACCACGCTGGACGCCATCCCCGAGTTGATCAAGCCCGAGGCCGTGGCGCTGTTCGAGAAGTACGGGGTGTTCAGCGAACGCGAGTTGCACAGCCGCTACGAGGTGCGTCTGGAGCAGTATGCGCTGACCATCGGCGTCGAGGCCAAACTGGTGCTGGAGCTGGGCACCACGGTGATCCTGCCGGCGGCGATGCGGTATCAGACCGAGCTGGCGCAGAACGCCGGCGCGCTCAAGAGCGCCGGCCTGGAGCCCAGTCTGGCTCTGCTGGAGGCGGTTTCGGGACCCATCGCGGAGCTGACGGAGGCGCTGGCGACGCTGAAGGCGGCCCTGGGTGAGCACGTGGAGGGTTCACTGGAGGAGGCCACCCACGCGCAGTCAGCGCTGCTGCCTGCCATGGCCGCAGTCCGGGAGGCCGCCGACACGCTGGAAAGTGTTGTCGCCGACGACCTGTGGCCGCTGCCCACCTATCAGGAGATGCTCTACATCCTCTGA
- a CDS encoding GntR family transcriptional regulator, which translates to MTTTLSVELDRSSPVPLYFQVAQVFEKAILDGQLKPGDRFENELALASRLNLSRPTTRRAIQELVDKGLLVRKRGVGTQVVQTPVHRPVELTSLFDDLARAGQEPATRVLEYRLGPVSEDIAVHLNLAPDAEVVTMRRLRSSGGQPLAVMTNHLPAALAPDQDELERAGLYQALRSRGVHIRLARQRIGAKAADRDEARLLDEKPKAPLLVMARTAFDDSGRIVEYGSHVYRASRYYFDTTLVDR; encoded by the coding sequence GTGACCACCACGTTGTCCGTCGAACTGGACCGTTCCAGCCCGGTGCCGTTGTACTTCCAGGTGGCGCAGGTGTTCGAGAAGGCGATTCTGGACGGTCAGCTCAAGCCCGGCGACCGCTTCGAGAACGAGCTGGCGTTGGCGTCGCGGCTCAATCTGTCCCGGCCCACCACGCGGCGCGCCATCCAGGAACTGGTGGACAAAGGCCTGCTGGTGCGCAAGCGCGGGGTCGGCACCCAGGTTGTCCAGACTCCGGTGCACCGTCCGGTGGAGTTGACCAGCTTGTTCGACGATCTGGCCCGGGCGGGTCAGGAGCCGGCCACCCGCGTGCTGGAGTACCGGCTGGGGCCGGTGTCGGAAGACATTGCCGTGCACCTGAATCTGGCACCGGATGCCGAGGTGGTGACCATGCGCCGACTGCGCAGCTCCGGTGGGCAGCCCCTGGCGGTGATGACGAATCATCTGCCTGCGGCGCTGGCGCCCGATCAGGACGAACTCGAACGCGCCGGCCTCTACCAGGCGCTGCGGTCCCGCGGGGTGCACATCCGACTGGCGCGCCAGCGCATCGGCGCCAAGGCGGCCGATCGGGACGAGGCGCGGCTGCTCGACGAGAAACCGAAGGCGCCGTTGCTGGTGATGGCGCGGACTGCCTTCGACGATTCCGGGCGCATCGTCGAGTACGGCAGCCATGTCTACCGCGCTTCTCGCTACTACTTCGACACCACGCTCGTCGACCGTTGA
- a CDS encoding sugar phosphate isomerase/epimerase family protein, with protein sequence MTPLVATAWTSAGNTSPKHPLPISPVPITERVAAVAAAGFTGMGLIADDLRAIRDTLGFPALRDLIADHGLRHIEIELLEHWWIPGASDDVRSLLFDAADILAPAFIKIGSAPGPRIDDITALVQPLRELARQATDHGTRVAIETMPFSAINTVPLGAEIVTAAAHPAAGLLVDAWHVFRAGTTLDELRDALAPEMIFGVELDDAAADVVGSLFDDTVDNRLLCGAGTFDLSGLIGVLRELGFSGPWGVEILSSEFRALPVDEALRQAAGSALAVL encoded by the coding sequence GTGACCCCTCTGGTGGCCACAGCATGGACCAGCGCAGGCAACACCTCACCGAAACACCCGCTGCCCATCAGCCCGGTCCCGATCACCGAGCGGGTCGCGGCCGTGGCCGCCGCCGGCTTCACCGGCATGGGGCTGATCGCCGACGATCTCCGAGCGATCCGGGACACCCTGGGGTTCCCGGCCCTACGCGACCTGATCGCCGACCACGGCCTGCGCCACATCGAGATCGAACTGCTCGAACACTGGTGGATTCCCGGGGCGTCCGACGACGTGCGGTCGCTGCTGTTCGACGCCGCCGACATCCTGGCGCCGGCTTTCATCAAGATCGGCTCGGCTCCGGGACCGAGAATTGACGACATCACCGCGCTGGTGCAGCCGTTGCGTGAGCTGGCGCGCCAGGCAACTGACCACGGCACCCGGGTGGCGATCGAGACCATGCCGTTCTCGGCCATCAACACGGTGCCGTTGGGCGCCGAAATCGTGACTGCGGCAGCTCATCCCGCAGCCGGCCTGCTGGTGGATGCCTGGCACGTGTTCCGCGCCGGCACCACGCTCGATGAACTCCGCGACGCCTTGGCCCCGGAGATGATCTTCGGGGTGGAACTCGACGACGCCGCGGCCGACGTGGTGGGGTCGCTGTTCGACGACACCGTCGACAACCGACTGCTCTGCGGTGCAGGCACGTTCGACCTGAGTGGGCTGATCGGCGTCCTGCGTGAACTCGGCTTCAGCGGGCCCTGGGGCGTGGAGATCCTGTCCTCGGAGTTCCGCGCACTGCCGGTGGACGAGGCACTGCGGCAGGCAGCCGGGTCGGCGCTTGCGGTGCTCTGA
- a CDS encoding Cgl0159 family (beta/alpha)8-fold protein — translation MSSPPATSYADVTDLRAADPAAVARAWAGRVTRPTVRGNGNLMIVAADHPARGALAVGKRPTAMNSRTDLLDRLRAALADPGVDGVLATSDILDDLVLLGALEDKVVFSSFNRGGLAGSAFELDDRMTGATAASTAAARMNGGKMLCRIDLDDPGTVATMAACAQAVDQLAASGLIAMLEPFMSSRVDGKVRNDLSPDAVIKSIHICQGLGSTSAYTWMKLPVVEEMDRVMEATTLPTLLLGGDPADPDEAFASWEKALALPSVRGLIVGRTLLYPPDDDVSSAVATAVAMVR, via the coding sequence ATGTCTAGCCCGCCAGCCACCAGCTACGCCGACGTCACCGACCTGCGCGCCGCGGATCCCGCTGCGGTCGCCCGCGCCTGGGCCGGCCGGGTCACCCGCCCCACCGTGCGCGGCAACGGCAACCTGATGATCGTGGCCGCCGACCACCCCGCCCGCGGCGCGCTGGCGGTCGGGAAGCGACCGACCGCCATGAACAGCCGCACCGACCTGCTGGACCGGTTACGCGCTGCACTCGCCGACCCCGGCGTGGACGGCGTGCTGGCCACCTCCGACATCCTCGACGACCTGGTGCTCCTCGGGGCCCTGGAGGACAAGGTGGTGTTCTCGTCCTTCAACCGCGGTGGGCTGGCCGGCTCGGCGTTCGAGCTCGACGACCGGATGACGGGCGCCACGGCAGCGTCCACCGCCGCCGCGAGGATGAACGGCGGAAAGATGCTGTGCCGCATCGACCTCGATGACCCCGGCACCGTTGCCACCATGGCCGCCTGCGCGCAGGCGGTGGACCAGCTGGCGGCCAGCGGTCTGATCGCGATGCTCGAGCCCTTCATGTCCAGCCGCGTCGACGGCAAGGTCCGCAACGACCTGTCGCCCGACGCGGTGATCAAATCCATCCACATCTGCCAGGGCCTGGGCTCCACCTCCGCCTACACCTGGATGAAGCTGCCGGTGGTCGAGGAGATGGATCGCGTGATGGAGGCCACCACCCTGCCGACACTGTTGCTCGGTGGTGATCCCGCCGATCCTGACGAAGCGTTCGCCAGCTGGGAGAAGGCGCTGGCGCTGCCGTCGGTGCGCGGTCTGATCGTCGGTCGCACCCTGCTGTATCCCCCGGACGACGATGTGAGCTCGGCGGTGGCCACCGCGGTTGCGATGGTGCGGTAG
- the iolC gene encoding 5-dehydro-2-deoxygluconokinase: MSPAEPFDVLAIGRSGVDVYPLQVGVGLEDVESFGKFLGGSAANVTVAAARLGNRAALISGAGDDPFGNYVRTELARLGVDNRYVTVHAEYPTPVTFCEIFPPDHFPLYFYRKPSAPDLQITAEELDLEAVRTARLYWSTVTGLSEEPSRSAHFAAWEARGRAPLTVLDLDYRPMFWESPAAATEQVQRALAHVTVAVGNREECEIAVGETNPNKAADALLDLGVELAIVKQGPRGVLGKTRRSSVTVAPNEVDVVNGLGAGDAFGGSLIHGLLHGWPMEKTLRYANAAGAIVASRLECSTAMPTAAEVAELAEQSAVEAVNV; the protein is encoded by the coding sequence GTGAGCCCTGCAGAACCCTTCGACGTTCTCGCCATCGGCCGCAGCGGAGTCGATGTCTACCCCCTTCAGGTCGGCGTCGGCCTCGAGGACGTGGAGTCTTTCGGGAAGTTCCTGGGCGGCAGCGCCGCCAACGTCACGGTCGCGGCGGCCCGCCTGGGCAATCGCGCCGCCCTCATCTCCGGAGCCGGTGACGACCCGTTCGGCAACTACGTCCGTACCGAACTCGCCCGACTGGGGGTGGACAACCGCTACGTCACGGTGCACGCCGAATACCCCACGCCGGTGACGTTCTGCGAGATCTTTCCACCTGATCACTTCCCGCTGTACTTCTACCGCAAGCCCTCGGCGCCGGATCTGCAGATCACCGCCGAGGAGCTGGACCTCGAGGCCGTGCGCACGGCGCGGCTGTACTGGTCGACGGTCACCGGGTTGTCCGAAGAACCCAGTCGCAGTGCCCATTTCGCCGCATGGGAAGCCCGCGGCCGAGCACCGCTGACCGTACTCGACCTGGATTACCGACCCATGTTCTGGGAATCGCCCGCCGCGGCCACCGAGCAGGTACAGCGGGCCCTGGCGCACGTCACGGTCGCCGTGGGCAACCGCGAGGAGTGCGAGATCGCCGTCGGCGAGACGAACCCGAACAAAGCGGCCGACGCCCTCCTGGATCTCGGCGTCGAGTTGGCGATCGTCAAGCAGGGCCCACGCGGCGTGCTCGGCAAGACCCGCCGCAGTTCGGTCACCGTCGCCCCCAACGAGGTCGACGTCGTCAACGGCCTCGGTGCCGGAGATGCGTTCGGCGGCAGCCTGATACACGGACTGCTCCACGGCTGGCCGATGGAGAAGACCCTGCGCTACGCCAATGCCGCCGGAGCCATCGTCGCCTCCCGCCTGGAGTGCTCGACCGCCATGCCCACTGCCGCCGAGGTGGCAGAACTCGCCGAACAATCCGCCGTGGAGGCCGTCAATGTCTAG
- a CDS encoding Gfo/Idh/MocA family protein, which produces MSDLRIAVLGVGVMGADHVARITSRISGARVSVVNDYLPEKAEQIAAAVPGCRAVADPLDAIADAQVDAVLLATPGPTHEKQLLTCLEHRKPVLCEKPLTTDVTSSLEIVRREADLGVPLIQVGFMRRFDHEYTALKTLLDGGELGTPLLMHCVHRNASVPPYFDSSMIVRDSLVHEVDVTRFLFGEEITSIQVITPSASPGAPQGLQDPQVAVFTTESGKHIDVEVFVTTGVAYEVRTEVVGERGSAMIGLGVGLVRKSAPGRWGGTITPGFRERFGQAYDTEVQRWVDAVVSGVNVDGPGAWDGYASTAVCEAGVKSLQSGRPEPVELDERRA; this is translated from the coding sequence ATGTCCGACCTGCGTATCGCCGTCCTGGGTGTCGGTGTGATGGGTGCCGACCACGTCGCCCGCATCACCTCGAGGATCAGCGGCGCACGGGTGTCGGTGGTCAACGACTACCTGCCCGAGAAGGCCGAGCAGATCGCGGCTGCGGTCCCCGGCTGCCGCGCGGTGGCCGACCCCCTGGATGCGATCGCCGATGCGCAGGTGGACGCGGTCCTGCTGGCCACGCCGGGCCCGACCCACGAGAAGCAACTACTGACGTGCCTGGAGCACCGCAAGCCGGTGCTGTGCGAGAAGCCGCTGACCACCGATGTGACCAGTTCACTCGAGATCGTGCGCCGCGAGGCAGATCTGGGCGTGCCATTGATCCAGGTCGGGTTCATGCGGCGCTTCGACCACGAATACACCGCACTGAAGACGCTGCTCGACGGCGGCGAGCTCGGCACCCCGCTGCTGATGCACTGTGTGCACCGAAATGCCTCGGTCCCGCCCTATTTCGACAGCTCGATGATCGTCCGGGATTCCCTGGTGCACGAGGTGGACGTGACCCGCTTCCTCTTCGGTGAGGAGATCACCTCGATCCAGGTCATCACCCCCTCGGCCAGCCCCGGCGCGCCCCAGGGTCTGCAGGATCCGCAGGTCGCCGTGTTCACCACCGAGAGCGGCAAGCACATCGACGTCGAGGTGTTCGTGACCACCGGTGTGGCCTACGAGGTCCGCACCGAAGTGGTCGGCGAACGGGGCAGCGCCATGATCGGCCTGGGCGTCGGGCTGGTGCGCAAGAGCGCCCCGGGCCGCTGGGGCGGCACCATCACCCCCGGATTCCGCGAGCGCTTCGGGCAGGCCTACGACACCGAGGTCCAGCGGTGGGTGGACGCGGTTGTCAGTGGAGTGAATGTCGACGGGCCGGGCGCCTGGGACGGGTACGCGTCCACCGCCGTGTGCGAAGCCGGCGTGAAGTCGCTGCAATCCGGCCGGCCCGAACCGGTGGAGCTGGACGAGCGCAGGGCGTAA
- the iolD gene encoding 3D-(3,5/4)-trihydroxycyclohexane-1,2-dione acylhydrolase (decyclizing), translated as MVSTAPKSTEKLADTEGTVRLTVAQATVRFLANQYVERDGQRAKFFAGCLGIFGHGNVAGLGQALLEDEVAAFEAGREPGLRYVLGRNEQAMVHTAVAYARQKDRLQAWAVTASVGPGSTNMLTGAALATINRLPVLLLPADTFATRVSAPVLQELELPSSGDVTVNDAFKPLSRYFDRVWRPEQLPAALLGAMRVLTDPVETGCATVAIPQDVQAEAHDWPESLFAERTWHVARPLPERSVLARAAEIIRGARTPLIVAGGGVIYSDATDALAAFCHQTGIPVSETQAGKGSLRHDHPQAVGAVGSTGTTAANALAAEADVVIGIGTRYSDFTSASRTAFNNPDVRFVNINVASLDAVKQGGLSVVSDAREALEALATSVGDYRVPAEYGARATELAAEWDATVSAVYATDDGAQLNQNQVIGLVNTLSDPHDVVVCAAGSMPGDLHKLWRTRDRKGYHVEYGFSCMGYEIAGGIGVRMGAPERDVFVMVGDGSYLMMSSELVTAVQEGIKVIPVLVQNHGFASIGGLSESVGSQRFGTSYQYRGADGRLDGGRLPVDLAANAASLGADVIKAGTAAEFADAIKVAKAAERTTVIYVETDPLVFAPDSQSWWDVPVSEVSALESTRSAYQRYADWKKVQRPLINPSDR; from the coding sequence ATGGTTTCCACCGCACCCAAGTCGACCGAGAAGCTGGCCGACACCGAAGGCACCGTCCGCCTGACCGTCGCTCAGGCCACCGTCCGGTTCCTGGCCAACCAGTACGTCGAACGCGACGGACAGCGGGCTAAGTTCTTCGCCGGCTGCTTGGGCATCTTCGGCCACGGCAACGTCGCCGGGCTGGGCCAGGCGCTGCTCGAGGACGAGGTCGCCGCGTTCGAGGCGGGCCGCGAACCCGGCCTGCGTTACGTGTTGGGCCGCAACGAGCAGGCCATGGTGCACACCGCCGTCGCCTACGCCCGGCAGAAGGACCGCCTGCAGGCCTGGGCCGTGACCGCCAGTGTGGGACCGGGTTCCACCAACATGCTGACCGGCGCTGCGCTGGCCACCATCAACAGGCTGCCGGTGCTGCTGCTGCCGGCCGATACCTTCGCCACCCGGGTCAGCGCGCCGGTGCTCCAGGAGCTCGAACTGCCGTCGTCCGGTGATGTCACGGTCAACGATGCCTTCAAGCCCCTGTCCCGGTACTTCGACCGGGTGTGGCGCCCCGAACAGCTGCCCGCGGCACTGCTGGGCGCCATGCGGGTGCTCACCGATCCGGTCGAGACCGGCTGCGCCACCGTGGCCATCCCCCAGGACGTGCAGGCAGAGGCGCACGACTGGCCGGAATCGCTGTTCGCCGAACGCACCTGGCACGTCGCGCGCCCGCTGCCGGAGCGCTCTGTGCTCGCGCGGGCCGCCGAGATCATCCGCGGGGCTCGGACACCGCTGATCGTGGCCGGCGGCGGTGTCATCTACTCCGACGCCACCGACGCCCTCGCCGCGTTCTGCCACCAAACCGGCATCCCGGTCAGCGAGACCCAGGCGGGCAAGGGTTCGCTGCGCCATGACCACCCCCAGGCGGTCGGCGCGGTCGGTTCCACCGGCACCACTGCCGCCAATGCGTTGGCCGCCGAGGCCGATGTGGTGATCGGGATCGGCACGCGCTACAGCGATTTCACCTCCGCCTCCCGGACGGCGTTCAACAACCCCGACGTGCGCTTCGTCAACATCAATGTCGCGTCGCTGGACGCGGTGAAGCAGGGCGGCCTCAGCGTGGTCTCCGATGCGCGCGAAGCCCTCGAGGCGCTCGCGACGTCAGTGGGCGACTACCGGGTACCGGCGGAATACGGCGCCCGCGCCACCGAACTCGCCGCCGAATGGGACGCCACCGTGTCCGCGGTCTACGCCACCGACGACGGCGCGCAACTGAACCAGAACCAGGTGATCGGACTGGTGAATACGCTGTCGGATCCACACGACGTGGTGGTGTGTGCCGCCGGCTCGATGCCCGGTGATCTGCACAAGCTCTGGCGCACCCGTGACCGCAAGGGCTATCACGTCGAATACGGCTTCTCCTGCATGGGTTACGAGATCGCCGGCGGCATCGGGGTACGGATGGGCGCGCCCGAGCGTGACGTGTTCGTCATGGTGGGCGACGGCTCCTATCTCATGATGTCCTCCGAGCTGGTGACCGCCGTGCAGGAGGGCATCAAGGTGATACCGGTGCTGGTGCAGAACCACGGGTTCGCCTCCATCGGAGGCCTGTCCGAGTCCGTGGGTTCGCAGCGCTTCGGCACCTCGTACCAGTACCGCGGTGCCGACGGCCGCCTCGACGGCGGACGGCTGCCGGTCGACCTGGCGGCGAATGCCGCCAGCCTGGGGGCCGACGTCATCAAGGCCGGTACCGCAGCGGAGTTCGCCGATGCGATCAAGGTCGCCAAGGCCGCCGAGCGCACCACGGTGATCTACGTCGAGACCGATCCGCTGGTCTTCGCCCCCGACAGCCAGTCGTGGTGGGACGTGCCCGTCAGCGAGGTGTCGGCCCTGGAGTCCACCCGGTCGGCCTACCAGCGCTACGCGGACTGGAAGAAAGTTCAACGCCCGCTGATCAATCCGTCCGATCGCTAG
- a CDS encoding sugar phosphate isomerase/epimerase family protein: protein MSSILVGSAPDSWGVWFPDDPQQTPYTRFLDEVAESGYRWIELGPYGYLPTDPVRLADELAARSLKLSAGTVFEHLHQDDSWSAVWKQIEDVAKLTAAVGGKHVVVIPEMWRDPSTGAVLEERTLTPEQWRKKTQGMNDLGRAMYEKYGVRAQYHPHADSHVDTEENVYRFLDGTDAEHVNLCLDTGHISYCGGDNIAIIRRAPERIGYLHLKQVDPEVRAKVEAEDLPFGEAVKLGAMTEPPHGVPEMPPLLAEIDTLGIDVFAIVEQDMYPCHVDTPLPIATRTRNYLGACGIPSVRFS, encoded by the coding sequence ATGAGCAGCATTCTGGTCGGGTCAGCACCCGATTCCTGGGGTGTGTGGTTCCCCGACGATCCGCAGCAGACTCCCTACACCCGCTTCCTCGACGAGGTGGCCGAATCCGGGTATCGGTGGATCGAGCTGGGTCCGTACGGCTATCTGCCCACCGACCCCGTACGTCTGGCAGACGAACTGGCTGCCCGCTCGCTGAAGCTTTCTGCAGGAACGGTTTTCGAACACCTACACCAGGATGATTCCTGGTCGGCGGTGTGGAAGCAGATCGAGGACGTCGCCAAGCTGACCGCCGCCGTGGGCGGCAAGCACGTCGTCGTGATTCCCGAGATGTGGCGCGACCCGTCCACCGGCGCCGTGCTCGAAGAGCGCACCCTCACTCCGGAACAGTGGCGCAAGAAGACCCAGGGCATGAACGACCTCGGTCGGGCGATGTACGAGAAGTACGGCGTGCGGGCCCAATACCACCCGCACGCCGACAGCCACGTGGACACCGAGGAGAACGTCTACCGATTCCTGGACGGCACCGACGCCGAGCACGTCAACCTCTGCCTGGACACCGGTCACATCTCCTACTGCGGCGGCGACAACATCGCCATCATCCGCCGTGCCCCCGAACGTATCGGCTACCTGCATCTCAAGCAGGTGGATCCAGAGGTACGCGCCAAGGTGGAGGCCGAGGACCTGCCGTTCGGTGAGGCCGTCAAGTTGGGCGCCATGACCGAGCCGCCGCACGGCGTCCCCGAGATGCCGCCGCTGCTCGCCGAGATCGACACACTCGGCATCGATGTCTTCGCCATCGTGGAGCAGGACATGTACCCCTGCCACGTCGACACCCCCCTTCCCATTGCCACCCGCACCCGGAATTACTTGGGGGCCTGCGGAATCCCCTCGGTACGTTTCAGCTAG
- the iolB gene encoding 5-deoxy-glucuronate isomerase codes for MHSSLYIPAGSAAQPYTVHVTPESAGWSESSLQVLQLDGTSVDLHTGVTEVMILPLAGGGSVTCAGETFELSPRASVFDGPADMVYLGIDQAYTLSGRGRIAICGARATRSLPNRRVAAADVSLELRGAGNCSRQVHNFGTADTFEADSLIACEVITPGGNWSSYPAHKHDELTPTQSELEEIYYFEFTAGPDSSRGFGYHRVYGTPERPIEVLEEVRTGDVVLVPHGYHGPSVAAPGYHMYYLNVMAGPDAERAWKIVDDPEHTWLRGTWDGQDVDPRLPLHAPRG; via the coding sequence ATGCACAGCTCGCTCTACATCCCGGCCGGCAGCGCGGCACAGCCCTACACCGTCCACGTCACGCCCGAGTCGGCGGGCTGGAGCGAATCCTCGCTGCAGGTCTTGCAATTGGACGGCACCAGTGTTGATCTGCACACCGGGGTCACCGAGGTGATGATCCTGCCGCTGGCCGGCGGCGGCTCGGTCACCTGTGCCGGCGAGACCTTCGAGCTGTCACCTCGTGCGTCGGTGTTCGACGGTCCGGCTGACATGGTGTACCTGGGCATCGACCAGGCGTACACACTGTCGGGCCGGGGCCGGATCGCGATCTGCGGTGCCCGCGCCACCCGCTCCCTGCCCAACCGCCGGGTGGCCGCGGCCGACGTGTCGCTGGAACTGCGGGGCGCGGGCAACTGCAGCCGGCAGGTGCACAACTTCGGCACCGCCGACACCTTCGAGGCGGATTCACTGATCGCCTGCGAGGTCATCACCCCCGGCGGCAACTGGTCGAGCTACCCGGCCCACAAGCACGACGAGTTGACCCCGACGCAGAGCGAGCTGGAGGAGATCTACTACTTCGAGTTCACCGCCGGACCCGATTCGTCCCGCGGGTTCGGCTACCACCGGGTCTACGGCACCCCGGAGCGACCCATCGAAGTGCTCGAGGAGGTACGCACCGGCGACGTCGTCCTGGTGCCACACGGTTACCACGGACCGTCAGTCGCCGCCCCCGGCTACCACATGTACTACCTCAACGTGATGGCCGGCCCCGACGCCGAACGCGCCTGGAAGATCGTCGACGACCCCGAACACACCTGGCTGCGCGGCACCTGGGACGGCCAGGACGTCGATCCCCGCCTGCCCCTGCACGCTCCGAGAGGCTGA